The following nucleotide sequence is from Opitutia bacterium.
AACCTCGCCGATCTGCCGCCCGACAAAGTCGTCATCGCCTTCCTCAAAAAAGCTGCCGAGCGCACGCGCACCGGCCTGCCGCCGCGCCCGAAACGCCAGGTCGCCCCGCGCCGCACGCTGCGCGTGCCCGCCGATCTCGCTGCCGCATTGAAGAAAAACAAAGCCGCCGCGACGTGCTGGGAAAATTTCAGTTACAGTCACCGCAAGGAATACCTCGAGTGGATCACCGAGGCGAAACGCCCCGAGACGCGCGCCAAGCGTATCGCTACCGCGCTCGCCTGGCTGGCCGAAGGCAAGGCGCGTAACTGGAAATACGCGCACTGCTGAAGCCACACCGCCCGGTCGACGCCGCGACGGCTCCGGCAAATTCCCGTGCGGCACCGCGGGATTTCCCCGCAATCCAGCCCTCCCCTTTCCCGTGACGGAACGACCCCGGTCGGCCGGCGTCCCACGCGCCATGACCCGACTGCACCCGTGCCTTCTCCGCTGGCTTGCCTTGGCCGCCACCGCAATTCTGGTCCTGTTGGCCGCCGGTTGCGCCTCCATGCCCATGAACAGCCCCAGCGCACTCCCGAACGCACAACACGGCACCACCGCGGCGCCCTGAGCGCGGTTGCGCTTCGGCCGATTTGGGCGGAAAGTCCCCGCATGGCTCCCCCGCGCGCGCTCCCCGTCCTGCTTCTCGCCAGCGTCGTGTGGCTGGCGTCGTGCTCGACTCCGCCCCCGCCGCGAGTCGTCAGTCGCGTGGCCCCCCGCGTCAACACCGCGCTGCTCATCACCTCCGACGATGGACAGCTCACCGCTGAACAGCTCGAAGCCAAACGCGGCGAGATCGTCCGCTACCTCACCGAGCGCGGCCTGCTCTTGCCGGGCGATGTGCTCTTAAGCGATGCGGCGGCCGCCGACCGCATCATCCGCGTCTCCGTCGCGCCCAGCGGCGGATTCAAGGTCACCGTCTTCAATCCCGGCAACGTCGGCACCGCCTACTCGGCACCGGCGCGCGACTCCGCCGCCTACTCCACCGCGCCACTCTCGACGCGCTACGACCCGTTCTTCGATTTCGGCTACTCCTACAGTCCCTGGCCCGAGTTCGGCTACTATCCCTACCGACCGCGCAACGACCTGCGGCCCCACTACCCGCCCGATTATCTGAAACCCGTCGAACCGCGCCGGCCTCCGCCACCGCCGGTGGTCGTCACGCCCGTTCCTCCCCCGCCGATTCGCCCGCACCGGCCGCACGATCGCGATCACCGGCCCGGCGAGCCCGTGCCGCCGCGGCGTCCCGACGCGCATGACCGCAACCACGACGGTGTGCCCGATACGCGCGACCGCGGCGATCACCCGCGTCCGCATTCGCCGCCCCCGCCGTCATCGCCACCACGTCCCGAAACTCACGTCCCCGTTCCTCCGCCACCGCCGCGCCCGGCGCCGACACCTCCGCCCGCGCCCGAACGCAATCGCGACAAGGACGATCCGCGGAACAACACGAGCGACCGCGAACGCTGAGCCCCCTCGCCGCACCGGCTCACGCCGGCACGCGCTGCTCCGTCACCCAGCGGTGGATGCCTTGCGCCGCCTTCCGCCCGTCTCGCACCGCGTGCACGACGAGGCTCGGACCGCGCACTGAGTCGCCGCCGGCAAACACGCCCGCGACGCTGGTCATCTGGTTACGATCGACCTTCAAGCCGTCCCAGTCGTCCACCTCGATCTGCGCGAACGCGCTGCCCTCGGGCCACGGCACCGGATCGAAACCGTAGGCGACGAGCACGATGTCCGCCGCGATCGCGAATTCCGAGTTCGGCACCGCACGCGGCTTGCGCCGGCCGGACGCGTCGGGCGCACCGAGCTCCATGCGCGTGCACCGCACCTCGATCACGTCGCCGTTCGCATTGCCGACGACTTCCGTCGGGTTGGTGAGAAACAGGAAACGCGCGCCCTCCTCCGTCGCGTTGGCGTATTCCTTGCGGCTGCCCGGCATGTTCGCGAGGTCGCGGCGATAGACGCACGTCACCTCGCTCGCGCCGCTGCGCAGCGCCGTCCGCAAACAATCCATCGCCGTGTCGCCGCCACCGAGCACGACCACGCGCTTGCCCGTCACGTCGACCTGCGCGCCTTCCGCGAGCGGCGAGTCGACGTTCTTCGGAATCAGGAACGGCAGCGCGTCAACGATGCCGTGCAAATTCGCGCCCGGGATATCGAGCGGCTTCGGCTTCTGCGCGCCGACGCCGAGGAAGATCGCGTCGAACTTCTCGCGCATTTCCTCCAGCGCAACGTCCCAACCGACGCGCACACCCAGCTTGAATTCCACGCCGCGCCGCACGAGCAGATCGACGCGGCGCTCGACCACATGCTTCTCGAGCTTGAACGCCGGGATGCCATTCACCAGCAAGCCGCCGGGAATCAACTGCGACTCGAAGACCGTGACGCCGTAGCCGAGCTTCGCGAGTTCGTCCGCGCACGCGAGTCCGCCCGGGCCGGAGCCGACCACCGCCACCCGCCGGCCGTTCGCGGGCGCCTGCAGGAGTTCGAAACCGCCGTGCCGGAACGCGTATTCGTTGATGAACCGCTCGACGGCGCCGATCGCCACCGCGTCCGTCTTCGAGGTGAGGATGCACGAACCCTCGCAGAGTTTCTCCTGCGGACACACGCGGGAGCAGATCTCCGGCATGTTGCTCGTGCTGCGCGACAGCGCGGCCGCCCCGAGAAAATCGCCCGCCGCCGTCAGCGCCAGCCATTCGGGGATGCGGTTGTTGAGCGGGCACGCCTGCACGCAGCCGGGCGTCGGACACTGGATGCAACGCGCCGCCTGCGCGCGCACGGTCGCCTCGTCGAACTCACGGTAGATCTCGTGAAAATCCGCCACACGTTCCTCCGCGGTCCGCTTCGGGGGCGAAGCGCGCCCGATGGTGGACCACGCATACTTGGACGTCTGGGGTTGGAGCTGCGGCGGCATCGTGGACTCCGGCATCGTGATTGTGCCCTGTCGTGGAAGATGTTGCGCCTCGCGGTTTGCGTAAGGCTGCGCACGTCTTGCGGCGCGGCCGTCACCCCCATCGACACAATCCACCGGCGCTTCACCGCGGACATCGCGCACGCCGCCCGGCGCCGGCGTGCGGATCAAAGGTGCCGCTTGCGAAACTGCGCGGGCGTGAGCCCGGTTTCCCGCGAAAAGATCGTCCGAAAAAACGCCGGCTGCGAAAACCCGCAACGATCGGCGACTGCGTCAACGGTCAGCCGTTCGTCGGTTAGCAACTCTTTCGCCTGCTCGATGCGTTTCAACTGCAGGTATTTTCCCGGCGAGACTCCATAGGTTTCGTCGAAGGCGCGATGGAACGTGCGGACGCTCATGCGGCAGATTTCCGCCATCTCGGGAATCGTCGGCGGCCGGGCCAGTTTCGCCGCGATGACCTTTTCGAGTGCCTCGAATTTCTCCCGATTGCGCGGCTGGAGCACCAACGTGGTCGCATAGGCGGATTGCTTCTCGCGGACGCTGTCCGCCAGCAGATGGCGCCCGAGCTCCCGGCAAAACGACCGGTCGCAATGCCGGCCCACGATGTGCAGCGCGAGATCGACCGCCGACAGCAACCCGCCCGCCGTCACAAACCCGGGCTGCTCGCACAGCAACGCGCGCGGATTCCACCGCACCTGCGGAAACCGCTTCGCCGCGAACTCCGCCCAACGCCAGTGCGTCGTCGCCTCGAGCCCGTCGAGGAGCCCGGCCCCCGCTGGCAGGAAACTCCCCAGACACGCCGCCGCGATCGTCAGCTCCCGCCGGTGCGCCCCGACGAGGAAGCGCGACTCGCCATCGTCGACCTCGAAGTCGCCCGAGAACCCCTCCATCGGCGGCACCAGCAGATAGCCCCGCGTAGGGAGCCGGCGCGCCACACGCGGCAACGTTAGCCCGTGCTTGAAACGATAGGGCCCCGCGCGATCCGCGACAAACTCCGGCGCAAAGACCGCGCGACCGGACAACCGATTCGCCACTTCAAAGACCATTTCCAAGAGCAGCGCGAAGCCGAGCGAACTCCGGCGGTGCAGATAAATCGAGAGGGGAACGGGTGATGGCATGTTAGGATCCGTGATTGGCAGTTTAATAACTTTGAACGCGATTCTGTCACGCGAAAGATCGAGCCCCATGAACGCCCTCTCCACCTCGATCCTCACCTTCACGCTGATCGGCGGTCCCACGGTCCTGCTCGACTACCACGGGCTGCGCCTGATCACCGATCCGACCTTCGACGCCTGCGGTTGCGCCTACACGCGCAACCACGTGACCCTGCGCAAGACCAGTTCGCCAGCCTGCACGCCGGCCGAACTCGGACGCATCGACGCCGTGCTGCTCAGCCACGACCAGCACGCCGACAATCTCGACGACGCTGGCCGCGCCCTGCTCGGCCGCGTGCCGCTCACCTTGACGACGCCGGTGGGCGCCGGCCGGCTCGGCGGCACGGCGCGCGGTTTGGCGCCTTGGGAGTCGGTGACGCTGACCGCGCCCGACGGGGCCGCCGTGCGGATCACCGCCACGCCGGCACGGCACGGTCCCGCCGGCATCGAGCGACTCGCCGGGGATGTGACGGGCTTCATGATCGAGGCGGAGGGCACGCCGGCCGTCTACGTGACCGGCGACACCGTCTACTACGAAGGCGTGGCGGAGATCGCGCGTCGGTTTTCCCCGGAGGTGATCCTTGCCTTCGCCGGCGCCGCGCGGCCGCGTGGTCCGATGGACCTGACGATGTCGGCCAACGACCTGCTCGACACCGCTCAAGCGTTTCCCCGCGCACTCATTCTCCCGGTGCATTCTGAAGGCTGGGAGCACTTCACCCTCCCGGCCGAAGCGGCGCGACAGGTGTTCGAAAATCTCGGCCAAGGTCCACGCATGGAACTGCTCACGCGCGGACGTCCATTCACTTACCCGAAGCCGCCCACGTCCGAAGCGCCTGCGTCAGAATAACGCTGCGCACCCGGCACCGCCGTCACTTCAGCATCCGCACGCGTCGGTGCTTTTGCGGGAATTGCAACGTCACGACCGTGCCGACGCCTTCCTTGCTCTCGATGCCGACGTGACCGCCGTGATCGCGCAGGATGCGCTGCACGATCATGAGGCCGAGACCGTGGCCGCTCGGTTTCGTCGTGTGGTAAGGCGAAAAAAGTTTCGCCATGTCCGCCGCCTTGATGCCGCTGCCGGTGTCCGCGAAGGCCACGAAAACCGAGTCGTCGTCCGTGCGCACGCGCACGCTCAGCCGCCCGCCGGGCGACATCGCCTCCATCGCGTTCTTCACGAGATTGAAGAACACCTGCTTCAACTGGTCGCGATCCGCCATGATCACCGGCGTGCTCGCGGGCAACTCCCCGTCGACGCGGATGCCGCGATCGGCGAGTTCGCGCGACTGGAAGCGCAGCACGTCCTCGATCACCTCCACGAGATTGACGTCCGAGAGATCCGGCGGACGCGGCCGGATGGCCTCGAGGAAGTTCTTGATGATGCCGTCGAGCCGCGCGACCTCGTCCGAGCACACCCGCACCGACTCGGCAAGCGCGTCGCCGTCCTTCGTGCCGCGGAGTTTCTTCAGCCGCCGCTCGATCAATTGCAGGTGGATAGTGAGCGAGTTGAGCGGATTGCCGAGCTCGTGCGCCACGCCGGCGGCGAGCAACAGGATCGACGAGACGCGCTCGTTCTCGATCAGCTCCTCGGTGGTCTTCTTCTCGCTCGTGATGTCGGTCAGGATGATCGCGTAGCGCATCCCACCGTTGGCGCCCTCGTGGAACGGCACGCGATAGAGCCGAACCACGCGTGGCTGCGGATAATTCAGTTCGAATTCGCGCGTGACGAGCGGCGAGCCGCTGCCCCCTGCGTCGTCCGCCTCTCCTCCGCCGAGCGAAGCGCGCAGTCCCGGCACCAACCGCCAAAGCGAGGCGCCCGTCGCGCCCTCCTTCAAGCCGATCAGCCGCATCGCCGCTTCGTTCGCGTAGTCGATTTCGCCATCGGCATCGATCACCAGCACGCCTTCCTGCAGCGTGTTGAACACCGACTCGAGCAGCGCGCGCTCACGCACGAGCCGCTGCACGAGATTCTGCAGGTTGGCCTGGTCGAGTTGATCGAGCCGGCCGAGAACCTTGTCGAGGGAGCTGTGCTTCTTGCCTGCCATGCGGACGCGTTCGCTAATCAGCACGCCCCGGCGCGGGGCGTCAAGGTAGGGCGCGGACTCCCGGCGGCGAAGGGACTCGCCGCCCTACCCTTTGTCCTCCACCGCCTCCTCGCCGAAGAAAGTCAGCTGCCCTTCCAGGTCGCGCGGCTGCGCGAAGAGCTTGCGGAGGAAGCTGTCGCGGTGCGCGACGCAGCGTCCGAGCTTCAGCACCGCCTCGCGATGCTCCTCCGTGCCGTAGCCCTTGTGCTGCGCGAAGCCGTAGGCGTCGTGCACCTTGTCGAGCTCGTCCATCATCCGATCGCGCGTCACCTTCGCGATGATCGACGCCATCGCGATGCACAGCGAACGCGCATCTCCGTTCACGAGCCCCTCGTGCGGATACGGGAAATGCCGCAGCGGCAGGCCGTCGACGAGCACCTTGCACGAGACTGTCGGCTGAAACGCCGCGCGCTCCGCTTCGCTCGCGAAAAGATCCGGCTCCGTCTTCCGCTCGAACGCCATCGGCGGATAAATCTGCTCGAGTGCGCGGCGCATCGCGAGCTTCGTGGCGCCGAGGATGTTCAGCGTCTCGATCTCCGCGACGCTCGCCACGCCGAACGTCGCGTGGATTTGCCCGGCGCGAGCCAGTTCGTCGAACTCCGTCCAAAGCTCCGCGCGTTCCTCCGCGCTGAGCTGCTTCGAGTCGTTCACGCGCCCGCTCTTCGCGACGGCCCATTTCCCCTCGAGAAATTCCCGCGACACCAGCACCGCGCCGGCCACGACCGGGCCCGCCAGCGCGCCGCGCCCGGCTTCGTCGACGCCGATCAGCCCCTCGAAGCCGTAAATCTGCTTGAGGTCGAACGCGCGGAGTTGTCGGCGTTTCACCGCCATGGCTTTCCCGTGGGAGCGAGCTTGCTCGCGACGGCGGCGCGTGGGTCGCGAGCAAGCTCGCTCCCACAGTCTCGTCCGTTTCGTTCGGATTGGGAAAACATCGCCGCTCGCATCACCGGCGCCACTCCGTCTTCTCCTTCGGCTCCTTCAGCGGCAGCTCGTCGAGCTTGCCCGCGGCGGAGACGACCTCGTAGCTCGTGCGGAAGTGCAGCTTGGCGAACCGCGGCAGCGTCCGCGCGCCCAGCCGCTCCACGATCGCCGCGGCCTGCGCCTTGGCCTGCGCGCCGGCGCCGAATTGCAATTTCTCGCCGAACTCGCGCGCCAAGTCCCGCATCTGCCGCACGAACTCCGCGCGAGCCACGACCGACGCCGCAGCCACCACCGGGTCCGACTCGGCCTTGGTGCGCATCTCGAGGTTGAAGCGCTCGAGTCCACGCTTCTTCAGCTCGCGCTGCACGAGCGGTTCCTTGGAAAACTGGTCGAGCAGGCCGCGCGGCACCCATTTTTTCTGCAACGCCGCCTCGAGCGCCCGCGCGTGCTGCCACGCGAGCAGGCGGTTCAGGTTCGCGGCGGGCTTCAGCATGAGCTCGTTGTATTTCGCCATGCTGCAGTAGACCACTTCCACGACCGCGCCCGGCGTGCCGCGGATGAGTTCGTCGAGCTTCAGGATTTGCGAATCCTCGATGCTCTTCGAGTCGCGCACGCCGGCGGCGCGCCACGCTTCAATCTGCGGGCGCTCGGCGATGACGGTCGCGGCCACGACCGGCCCGAAGAGGTCGCCCTTGCCCGATTCGTCGAGGCCCGCGTGCGGCTCGAACCACTCGGGGTGATGCACGTCGTCGTAGCCGAGTTGGGCGAGGCCGGTGACCTCGGCCTCGATCACGTTCTGCACGAAATCCTCCGTCTCCTTGCCCGCGACGACGACCTTCCCGCTCGTGTAGGCCGTCACGTTGACCTTCGGGCCCTTGAACGCGAACCGCGCATACGGCACCTCGACCTCCTCCCAATACTTCTTCGCCACGGCGGCGCGCAGTTTTTCCATCTGCGCATCGTCGAGCTTGATCGTGTAAGTGGTCAGCGCCTTCGGCTTTTCTTCCGCGGCGTCGTCGAACCGTTTCGGCATGGGAAAAGAGGGCCACAAAAGCCGCAAAAAGCGCAAAGGGAAAATGCCGTTTTGCGTCACGATATCCCTTCCCATTCCTCCGGCTTTTGTGCTTTCTGCGCCTTCTGTGGCCCCCAGCTCCGTTTCCGCGCAACTCATCGCTCGCCGCGCCGATTTCCAAGCCGCCCTCCACGGCTGGTATCGCGTCCACCAGCGCCGGCTGCCGTGGCGCGAAGCCCCGTCGCTCTACAAGACGGTCGTCTCGGAGTTCATGCTGCAACAGACGCAGGTCGCGACCGTGTTGCCCTACTTCGATCGGTGGCTGCGCGAGCTGCCGGATTTCGCCGCGCTGGCCGCCGCGCCGGAGACGAAGGTGATGAAACTCTGGGAAGGCCTCGGCTACTACTCGCGCGCGCGCAACCTCCACAAACTCGCGCAGGCCGTCGTCGCGAGGCCCACGCCGCCGCGCGCG
It contains:
- a CDS encoding ribonuclease HII, with product MAVKRRQLRAFDLKQIYGFEGLIGVDEAGRGALAGPVVAGAVLVSREFLEGKWAVAKSGRVNDSKQLSAEERAELWTEFDELARAGQIHATFGVASVAEIETLNILGATKLAMRRALEQIYPPMAFERKTEPDLFASEAERAAFQPTVSCKVLVDGLPLRHFPYPHEGLVNGDARSLCIAMASIIAKVTRDRMMDELDKVHDAYGFAQHKGYGTEEHREAVLKLGRCVAHRDSFLRKLFAQPRDLEGQLTFFGEEAVEDKG
- a CDS encoding PAS domain-containing protein; this translates as MAGKKHSSLDKVLGRLDQLDQANLQNLVQRLVRERALLESVFNTLQEGVLVIDADGEIDYANEAAMRLIGLKEGATGASLWRLVPGLRASLGGGEADDAGGSGSPLVTREFELNYPQPRVVRLYRVPFHEGANGGMRYAIILTDITSEKKTTEELIENERVSSILLLAAGVAHELGNPLNSLTIHLQLIERRLKKLRGTKDGDALAESVRVCSDEVARLDGIIKNFLEAIRPRPPDLSDVNLVEVIEDVLRFQSRELADRGIRVDGELPASTPVIMADRDQLKQVFFNLVKNAMEAMSPGGRLSVRVRTDDDSVFVAFADTGSGIKAADMAKLFSPYHTTKPSGHGLGLMIVQRILRDHGGHVGIESKEGVGTVVTLQFPQKHRRVRMLK
- a CDS encoding helix-turn-helix domain-containing protein, yielding MGPPISVKVRIEVERAFMGLDLSRDRIAFKVIKLPITDPNMPSPVPLSIYLHRRSSLGFALLLEMVFEVANRLSGRAVFAPEFVADRAGPYRFKHGLTLPRVARRLPTRGYLLVPPMEGFSGDFEVDDGESRFLVGAHRRELTIAAACLGSFLPAGAGLLDGLEATTHWRWAEFAAKRFPQVRWNPRALLCEQPGFVTAGGLLSAVDLALHIVGRHCDRSFCRELGRHLLADSVREKQSAYATTLVLQPRNREKFEALEKVIAAKLARPPTIPEMAEICRMSVRTFHRAFDETYGVSPGKYLQLKRIEQAKELLTDERLTVDAVADRCGFSQPAFFRTIFSRETGLTPAQFRKRHL
- a CDS encoding NAD(P)-dependent oxidoreductase, with the protein product MPPQLQPQTSKYAWSTIGRASPPKRTAEERVADFHEIYREFDEATVRAQAARCIQCPTPGCVQACPLNNRIPEWLALTAAGDFLGAAALSRSTSNMPEICSRVCPQEKLCEGSCILTSKTDAVAIGAVERFINEYAFRHGGFELLQAPANGRRVAVVGSGPGGLACADELAKLGYGVTVFESQLIPGGLLVNGIPAFKLEKHVVERRVDLLVRRGVEFKLGVRVGWDVALEEMREKFDAIFLGVGAQKPKPLDIPGANLHGIVDALPFLIPKNVDSPLAEGAQVDVTGKRVVVLGGGDTAMDCLRTALRSGASEVTCVYRRDLANMPGSRKEYANATEEGARFLFLTNPTEVVGNANGDVIEVRCTRMELGAPDASGRRKPRAVPNSEFAIAADIVLVAYGFDPVPWPEGSAFAQIEVDDWDGLKVDRNQMTSVAGVFAGGDSVRGPSLVVHAVRDGRKAAQGIHRWVTEQRVPA
- a CDS encoding ribonuclease HIII, producing MPKRFDDAAEEKPKALTTYTIKLDDAQMEKLRAAVAKKYWEEVEVPYARFAFKGPKVNVTAYTSGKVVVAGKETEDFVQNVIEAEVTGLAQLGYDDVHHPEWFEPHAGLDESGKGDLFGPVVAATVIAERPQIEAWRAAGVRDSKSIEDSQILKLDELIRGTPGAVVEVVYCSMAKYNELMLKPAANLNRLLAWQHARALEAALQKKWVPRGLLDQFSKEPLVQRELKKRGLERFNLEMRTKAESDPVVAAASVVARAEFVRQMRDLAREFGEKLQFGAGAQAKAQAAAIVERLGARTLPRFAKLHFRTSYEVVSAAGKLDELPLKEPKEKTEWRR
- a CDS encoding YdeI/OmpD-associated family protein, which gives rise to MPHAADPRIDAYLAKAAPFARPILAHVRALVHRAVPDAAETIKWGMPFFTVDGTPLCNLAAFKAHAAFGFWRRDITDEFEKLHANGTAMGAAGRITNLADLPPDKVVIAFLKKAAERTRTGLPPRPKRQVAPRRTLRVPADLAAALKKNKAAATCWENFSYSHRKEYLEWITEAKRPETRAKRIATALAWLAEGKARNWKYAHC
- a CDS encoding MBL fold metallo-hydrolase; translated protein: MNALSTSILTFTLIGGPTVLLDYHGLRLITDPTFDACGCAYTRNHVTLRKTSSPACTPAELGRIDAVLLSHDQHADNLDDAGRALLGRVPLTLTTPVGAGRLGGTARGLAPWESVTLTAPDGAAVRITATPARHGPAGIERLAGDVTGFMIEAEGTPAVYVTGDTVYYEGVAEIARRFSPEVILAFAGAARPRGPMDLTMSANDLLDTAQAFPRALILPVHSEGWEHFTLPAEAARQVFENLGQGPRMELLTRGRPFTYPKPPTSEAPASE